Part of the Variovorax sp. PAMC 28711 genome is shown below.
ACTGGCGCATGCCCGAGAAGACGAAGGAAGAGTTCACCGCGGACGGCTTCTTCAAGACGGGCGACGTCGGCAGGATCGACGGCCTCGGCTACATCACCATCGTCGGCCGCAGCAAGGACCTGATCATCAGCGGCGGCTACAACGTCTATCCTGCCGAGATCGAGGGCTACCTCAACGACATGCCCGGCGTCGCCGAAAGTGCAGTGGTCGGCGTGCCGCACCCAGACTTCGGCGAGGTCGGGGTGGCGATCGTGATCGCGCGCCCCGGTGCCACGGTGGATGCCGATGCGATGCTCGCCGAGCTCAAGTCGAAGCTCGCCAACTTCAAGATTCCGAAGCGCTGCTTCGTGGTGGCCGAGTTGCCGCGTAACGCCATGGGCAAGGTGCAGAAGGCGTTGCTGAGGGAGCAGCACCAGGCGCTGTTCGCGGCCAGGCCATAAGACGTCGCTGCCAGTCTTTGCGCGAAGCGGCTTTCTTTTTACGCGGCCTTTATGCGGTCGTGCTTACGCTGGCGGCCGTCTTCCAACAACTCCACAGCGCAATGAAAAGTCTCGTTCTCAAGGCCGGGTTCACCGGTGTCTTCGCAACGGCCTCGTGCCTCACGTTCGCGCAAGCGACGCCTTCCGACGCCAGCGCCGCAGCGGCCACGCCGGCCGTCACAGCGCCGTTGACCGCCAATATCTCGTTCACCACCCACTACAAGTTCCGTGGTCAGGACCAGGACACGCTCGGCCACGACGGCAACTACAAGAAACGTGGCATCAAGCCCGCCGTGCAGGGCGGTTTCGACTACGCTTTCGGCGACAGCGGTTTCTATGTCGGCAACTGGAACTCGAGCGTCAACTGGCTTTCGGGCAACAGCGTCGAAATGGATTTCTACGGCGGCTACAAAATGAAAGCCGGACTGTTCGACCTCGACTTCGGTGCGCTGACTTATGTGTACCCGGGCAATCGCCTCGGCAATACCACCGAGCTCTACGCCGCGACGACCTACGCCAACGAGCAGCTCGGCGCTGTCACGCTCAAGTACTCGCACACCGTCTCCAGGGACTACTTCGGCTTCGCCGGTAGCGCGAACGGCTCCGGCATCCAGGGGCGCAACACCGGCTACCTGAACCTGTCGTACGCGAAGGAAGTGGCGCCTCACCTCACGCTGAAGGCCGCAGTCGGCTACACCCACCTGAACAGCGACATCCGCCGCAGCACCGGCTACAAGAGCTACGTCGACTACAACGTCGGCGCCTCCTACGATTTCGGCGGCGGGCTCTCGCTGGCCGGAGCGGTCCAGGGCGGCAACAAGAAGGAAGCGTACCTGGCCACCGTGAACCCTGGCTACGACGTCGGATTCGGCCCGGTCGGCATCCAGACGCAGTCGATCAACAAGCCGCGCTTGATCGCGACGCTGACCAAGAGCTTCTGAACGACTACTGCACCAGCAGCACGCTGATGTCCGCCTCGCCGATCACCTTGGTCGCGACCGAGCCCATCAGCGCGCGGCCGAAGATGCCGTGGCCGTGCGTTCCGAGCACGATGAGCTCGGCGCCGGTCGCGCGGCAGGTGCGCAGGATCTCCTCTGCTGCATGGCCGTGGCGCACTTCGAGCGAATAGTCGGTGATGTTCTTTTCCGCAAAGAACGCTCTCAACGGGTCGATGACCTTGGCGCTTTCTTCCGTGTAGTAGCTGTCGACGACATCTTTGGAGACGTGCTTGGCGACGTGGTTCGGAATGCCCATGCAAACGTGCACGACCACCAGATGGTTGCCTTCCACGAACATGTGGCGGTGCGTGACGAGGTAATCGAGCGCCTTGCGGGTGAAAGCGCTGCCGTCGACGGCGACAAGTATCTTCATGGCTCTGCTCCTCTGTGAAAGCGGTTGGGTGCCATACCGTTATACGGGCGGCCATCGCAACCGGCTCACGGGGTTCACCCGCATCCCGTTCAGCGCAGCACGAGCACAGGCACGGTCGAGTGCGTCAGGACGTGTTGCGTCTCGCTGCCGAGCAAGAGCCGCTTGATGCCCTTGCGTCCGTGCGATGCCATCACGATCAGGTCGGCGCCGTGCTTTCGCGTCGCGGCGATGATGGATTCGGCCACGCGGTCCGAACTCGCCGTCGCCGTCTTGACCTTGACGCCTTCGGCCATCGCCTTCTTGCGGATTGCTTCGAGCGTGGTCTGCGCGGCCTCGGCCCACTGTCGTTCGACCCGGGCCACGTCCTCGGGCGCGAACACCGCCGCGCCGTCGAGGTAGCTGGTCGGGTAGCGTGGCACGACCGTGAGCGCGATCAGTTCCGCGCCGCTCATCGCAGCGAGCGAGATGGCGCCCTTGACGGCTTTGCGGGACAGCGCAGAGCCATCGGTGGCGACGAGGATGCGTTGGAACATGAAAATCTCCGGCAAATGGGTGAAGAGCGGAGCGCTCCGCGTAGCGCTCCCATCAGCGTGTTCAAAAATCGGCGCCGGCGCCGGCGCCGAATCGATCAGCCGCGCAGGCCCTTCCAGAGCATGTAGGCAGCCAGTACGTACAGGATGCTGGCGAACACGCGCTTGAGCTTGCCCACGGGCAGGCTGTGCGCAGCCCGGGCACCGAGCGGTGCGGTGAAGACGCTGCACACGGCGACCACCGCCAATGCCGGCAGCCAGATGTAGCCGAACGCGCCTTCGGGCAAGCCCTGCACCGACTGGCCGCTCGCGATGTAGCCGACCACGTTGGCCACCGCGATCGGAAAGCCGAGCGCCGCGCTCGTCGCGACCGCGTTGTGGATCGCCACGTTGCACCAGGTCATGAACGGCACGCTGATGAAGCCGCCGCCGGCGCCGACGAGGCCAGAAATGAAACCGATCACGCCGCCGGCGGCGAGCTGCCCGCCCGCGCCGGGCATCTGCCGCGTGGGCTTGGGCTTCTTGTCGAGGAACATCTGCGTGGCCGAGAAGCCGACGAACAGCGCGAAGAAGATCGCGAGCGCCGTCCCCTTGAGCAGCGCGAACACACCGAGGCTTCCGATGAGACTGCCGATCACGATGCCGGGTGCGAGCCGCTTCACGATGTCCCATCGCACCGCGCCGCGCTTGTGGTGCGCGCGCACGCTGGAGATCGAGGTAAAGATGATCGTCGCCATCGAGGTCGCAATCGCCATCTTGACGGCCAGGTCGGCCGGCACGCCGCGGTTGGCCAGGATGATGGTGAGGAACGGCACCATGAGCATGCCGCCGCCGATGCCCAGCAGGCCCGCGAGGAAACCGGTGCCGAGGCCGAGCACGGCGAGTTCGACGATGAGGAGGGGTTCGAGCGTCATGGCGTTGCGGGTCCGGAGGCAAAAAAGAAACGGCCCTGCAAAGGATTGCAGGGCCGTGGCTTCATCGAAAAAGGTGTCTGCAGTGTGAGCGCCGGACCCGCATCCTGAACCAGGGTTCAGGTGGGCGAGGGCAGCGAGACTTCGGGTTCATCTGACGCGAGATGATCACACCCGTCAAGCGATGTACCAAGCCCGGCTCCGGAGAGCATTGGAACAAGGAAATATTAAGCCCGACGCGCACTGCAGACAGAAGGGATTTTACGCCCGCAACGTTTGCGACGTGTAGGCGCTCAGAGCAAATGACCATCGCCCGCCAGGGCATGGTCCAGTCTTTGCACGAGCTGCGACAAGCGCGGATCGTCGATGTCCGTGTCGTTGCGCGCGGGCATCGCCACCTCGGTCGCCGGCGCGGCGGGCGCGTCCTGCAACTGGATCAGGTCGAACGCCAGGTTCAGCGATGCCAGCACCGCGATGCGATCCCGGGCCTTCACCTTGCCGGCGTCGCGAATCTTGCACATGGCGGCATCGACGCGTTCGACGGCAGAACGCAACTGCGCCTCGCCGTCTTCGGGGCAGCCGAGCAGGTAGCTCTGGCCCATGATCTGTACTTCGATTTGCTTCATGCGGCGTGGGAATCTTCGGCAGGTGGGGGTTCGGGCGGCAGCCGGTCGAGCAGGGCATCGAGCCTTGTGCGCGCTGCGCCCAGACGCGACTTGAGCGCATCGCGCTCGCGCGTGAGTGCATCGACCTGTTCCTGCAACAGCGCATTGGTGCGTTGCACCTCCTCGTGGCGGACCAGAAGACGCTCGACACGCTCGGCGATCTGATTGATGGGGCTGGCGGCGGACATGGTCGGGGATTGTAGGTTCCTCCGGTTTGCATTCCCTTTCAATTTAGAATCCTGCCCGTTGGTGCTTCGCGGCGTGGTTCACGCGCCGCAGTTCAACGGGAAGCAGGAGTCGAGCCCTTCGGTGTCACGAAGTGCGGAGCCACCTGCGCTGCCCCCGCAACGGTCAAGCAGACGGTGCCGGAGTTCACGCTTCGCGCACCACTCACCCCCATCAGCCACTGGGCGCCCTGAAACAGGTGCCTGGGAAGGCGGGGGTCGAGCGTTCTGTCAGCCCGGATACCGGCCAACAAGGCGGCGACGCCGCGCGTGATTTTTTGCGCGTGGAGTCGCCATGACACCCAAGCACCGGCGGGGAAGCCGGTGACGGGCATTGTTCTTCCGGTCTCCTCTGATGAAAACCAGCGTTTCTTTATTCGCAGCCGCTGCATTGCTGCAGCTGCCTGTTGCCGCGTTCGCGCAAATGCCACCCCGCCTCGGCGAAACCGTCGTCACGGCCAACCGCACACCCCAGCCGTTGTCGCAGCTCGTGGCCGATGTCTCGGTGCTCGACCGTGACCAGATCGAGCGCGCGGGCGCCGTCGGCGTCGTCGACCTGCTCGCGCGCCTGCCCGGCATGGAAATCTCGCGCAACGGCGGCGTGGGCAACAACGCCAGTCTGTTCATCCGCGGCGCCGAGACGCGCTTCACCGCGGTCTACATCGACGGCGTGCGCGTCGACTCGCAGTCGACCGGCGGCGCGAACTGGGAGAGCATTCCGCTCTCGCAGATCGACCGCATCGAAGTGTTGCGCGGCCCGGCCGCTGCGGTGTATGGCTCCGACGCCATCGGCGGCGTGATCCAGCTCTTCACGCGCCGCGGCGAAGGCGGTGTGTCGCCGAAGGTCGGCATCGGCTTCGGCAGCCATGGGCTGCGCCGCGCTGAAGTCGGCGTGAGCGGCACGGCCGGCGAAGGCAACGTGTTCGACTACTCGATCGGCGCCACGCACGAAGAAAGCAAGGGCTACAACATCCAGCCTTGGGACAAGCGCAACGTGACCCGCACCGCCCAGTATTCGGCCGACGGCTTCACCAGCCCCGACCGCGACGGCTATCGCACCGACGCCGCCAATGTGAAGCTCGGCTACCAGATCACGCCGAACCAGCGCGTCGAGGCCACCGTGCTCTACAACGAGCAGCAGGCCCAGTACGACACGTCGAAGTTCGTCGCACGGCCTCCAACCAGTTATCCGAACGACATCGGCTACCAGCGCCTGCGCACCGCGGGCCTCGCCTGGAACGCGAAGTGGAACGCGATCTACAGCACGCGCGTGCAGGTGACCGATTCGGTCAGCAACTACGAGACGCAGCCGAGCTACTACCGCACCGAAACGCACCTGCGCGGCTACCTGTTCCAGAACGAGTTCCGCTTCGGTGCGAACCTGTTCACCGCGACGCTCGAGCGCCGGGAAGACGACCTCACCAACCCGCCGGTCAGCCTGTCGAGCAAGTTGCTCAAGCGTGACCGCTCGCAGGATGCGCTCGGCCTGGGCTACAGCTTCGTGCAGGGTCCGCACTCGCTGCAGCTGCACGCGCGCCGCGACGACGACAGCGAGTTCGGCGGCAAGACCACCGGCAGCGCAGCCTACGGCTTCGCCGTCACGCCGCAATGGCGTCTAACGGCCTCCGTCGGCAGTGCTTTCCGCGCGCCCACGCTGTACCAGCGCTTCAGCGAATACGGTGTCGACAGCCTCTCGCCCGAGACCAGCCGCAACGCCGAGGTCGGGCTGCGCTATGCCGATGGCGGCACCGTGGCCGGCATCGTGGCGTATCGCAACCGGGTGAACAACCTGATCACCTACGACAGCACCGCGCGTGGCTGCGCTTCGCTCTTCGGCTGCTACCGCAACGTGGCGCGCGCCGAGTACGAAGGCATCACGCTCAGCGCCAGCCAGAACTTCGGCGACGTGACCTTGCGCGGCTCGATGGACTTCCAGGACCCGCGCGACCTCGACACGGGCAACCTGCTGGCGCGCCGTGCGAAAAAGCACGCAAGCTTCGGTGCCGACTGGCGCGTGGCCGGCTGGACGCTGGGCGCCGAGGTGCAGACCTCCGGCTTCCGCTACGACGACGCGGCCAACAAGCGCCGCCTCGGCGGCTACACGCTGCTGAACCTGACGGCCAGCACGCAGATCACGCCGCAGTGGAGCCTGCTCGCGCGCATCGACAACGTCGGCGACAAGGACTACACGCTGGCCCGCGGCTATGCCACCGGCGGCCGCACCGGCTACATCGGCGTCAAGTGGACGCCGCTTTAAACGCCATCACCACCGCCGCCGTGCTCGTGGCGGCGCCGGCCTCCGGGCAGGGCAAGACCACGGTGGCCGCCGCGCTCGCGCGGCTGCACACGCGGCAGGGCCGCACCGTGCGCGCCTTCAAGTGCGGGCCCGATTTCCTGGACCCGCATTGGCTCGCCCTCGCGACGGGCGCGCCGGTGCACTCGCTCGACCTCTGGATGACGGGCGAGGCCGATTGCCGGCAGCGACTGCATGCGGCGGCGGCCGAAGCCGATCTCGTCATCGTCGAAGGCGTGATGGGCCTGTTCGACGGCGACCCCAGTGCCGCCGACCTGGCCGAACGCCTCGGGCTGCCGGTGCTGGCCGTCATCGACGCGCAGGCGATGGCCGGCACCTTCGGCGCGCTGGCATTCGGCCTGCAGAACTTCCGGCCCGGTTTGCCTTGGGCCGGCGTGCTGGCCAACCGCGTGGCGGGCGAACGGCATGCGGGCATGCTGCAGGCCGCATTGCGCGAGCCCGAACAATGGCTCGGCGCGCTGCCGCGCGGCGCCAACTTCGCATTGCCCGAGCGCCACCTCGGTCTCGTCGCGGACGGCGATCTGGCCGACGCGATGCGGCGCCTCGACGCGGCAGCCGATGCCCTCGCAGCCACACCGCTCGGGCAGCGTTCGCTCGACGCGCTGCCGCAAGTGCGCTTCGAGGCGCCACCGCCGCCTGTTGCGGCCATCGCGCCGCTGCTGGCCGGCCGCACTATCGCGATCGCGCGCGACGCCGCGTTCTCGTTCATCTACCCGGCCAACCTCGAAACGCTCCATGCGCTCGGCGCCCGGCTGGTCTTCTTCTCGCCGTTGGCGGCCGATCCCCTGCCGGCCTGCGACGCGGTGTGGTTGCCCGGCGGCTATCCCGAACTGCACGCGCGTGCGCTGGCCGATGCATCCGACATGCGGTCGGCGCTCGGCGCGCACGTCGCGGCGGGCAAGCCGATCTGGGCCGAGTGCGGCGGGATGATGGCGCTGTTCGACGCGCTGGTCACGTCCGACGGCGAAGTGCACCCGATGTGGAACCTGCTGCCGGGACGCGTCACGATGCACAAGCGTCTCGCAGGGCTCGGTCCGCAGCAGCTCCACGTCGGCGGGCACGCGTTGCGCGGCCACACCTTTCACTATTCGACCTGCGACACCCCGCTGATGCCGGCCGCGCACACCGCACGTCCGGGCGCCGAGGCCATGGCGGGGGCACGCGCCGGCGAGGCGTTCTTCGCGCAGGGACCGGTGCGGGCCAGCTACTTCCACGCATGGTTCGCGTCGAGCCCGGAGGCGACCGCGCATCTGTTCGACACCGGCCCGATCGGGGTGCCGCATGGCTGAGCGCGAATTCATCCTCGGCGGGCAGAAGAGCGGCAAGTCGCACCGCGCTGAACAATGCGCCGCCGATTGGCTGGCGGCCTTGCCGACGCACCGTGCCGTGCTGATCGCCACCGCGCAACCGTGGGACGACGAGATGCGCGAACGCATCGCGCGCCACCAGGCCGATCGCGCACTGCGCGTGCCCGGGGTCGCGACCCTCGAGGAGCCGCTCGCGCTGGCCGAAGCCATCGCCGCGCACAGCGCACCCGATACGCTCGTGGTGGTCGATTGCCTCACGCTCTGGCTCACCAACCTGCTGATGCCGGCGGACGATCTCGCGCCGGAAGAGGCTTTGGCGATCGTCCCGTCGTCACGACAGACGGCGCTGCTGGCCGCGATCGGCGCAGCGCGTGGCCCCGTCGTGCTGGTGGGCAACGAGATCGGCCTCGGCGTGATCCCGATGGGCCGCGACGTGCGCGCCTTCGTCGACGCGCTCGGGCGCCTCAACCAGGACGTGGCCGCCGCCTGTGATCGCGTCACGCTGATGGCGGCAGGCCTGCCGCTCACCCTGAAAGAACCCTCATGAAAAAATGGCTTGCCCTGTGGGCGACGGCGGTGTGCTGCGTCGCGGCGCACGCGGTCGATGTGACCGATGAGCGCGGCGTGACCGTCAACCTGCCGCAACCCCCGCAACGCATCGTCACGTTGTTGCCGTCGCTCACCGAATCGGTGTGTGCGCTTGGCGGGTGCGAGCGGCTGGTCGGGTCGGACCGCTATTCGAACTGGCCGGAGTCGGTCAAGGCGCTGCCCAAGGTCGGCGGCGGGCTCGACCCGAACGTCGAGGCCATCGTCGCGCTCAAGCCCGACGTGGTGCTGCTCGCGAAGTCGTCGCGCGTGACGCAGCGGCTGGAGCAGCTCGGCCTCAAGGTGCTGGTGCTCGAGCCCAAGAACCACGCCGACGTGCGGCGCGTGCTCGACAAACTCGGCCAGGTGCTCGCGGTCGACGATGCGCAGCGCGTGTGGCGCGTGATCGACGCCAGCGTGTCGGCGGCGGCGCAATCGCTGCCCGCGAGCGTGCGGGGCACCCGCGTGTACTACGAGGTCAACAACGGGCCGTACGCGGCGGGCGAGTCGTCGTTCATGGGCGAGACGCTCACGCGACTGGGCGTGCGGAACATCATCCCGGCCGAGCTCGGCCCGTTCCCGAAGATCAATCCCGAATACGTGGTGCGCGCCAACCCCGACCTCATCATGGTCGGCGAGCGCAGTGCGCAGGGCATGGAACAGCGGCCCGGCTGGGCCGGCATCCGGGCGATCCGCGACGGGCGCGTCTGCCGCTTCGCGGCCGCCGAGTCCGACGTGCTGGTGCGGCCCGGCCCGCGCATGGGCGAGGCCGCGCGCATCATGGCCGCCTGCCTGCAGGACAAGGCGAAGTGAACACGCAGCGCCGTCGTGCGCTGGTGTTCGGCGCTGTGCTGCTGGTGCTGGCCGCTGCAGCGCTCGCGCTCGGCGCCGGCATCGGCAGCACGGGATTCGAGAGCCTCTGGGTCGCGCGCCACGACCCGGTCGCGATGCAGATCGTGTGGGACATCCGCCTGCCGCGCACGCTCGGCGCCTGGCTCGCGGGCGCGCTGCTCGGGCTCGCGGGTGCGGTGGCGCAAGGGCTCTTTCGCAATCCGCTGGCCGACCCTTACCTGCTCGGCAGTGCCTCGGGCGCATCGCTGGGCGTGGCCTCGGCCATGGTGCTCTTCGGCGCTTCGCCGACCAGCACGCAGTGGGTCACGCGCATCGGCGTGACCGGCGCCGCGTTCCTGGGCGCCGTGGCGGCGGTGCTGCTCACCTTGCTGCTGGCGCGCGGCGTCCAGCAGACCTTGCGGCTGCTGCTCGCGGGTGTGATCGTCGGCGTGGTCTTCGGTGCCATCAAGGATCTCTTCACCATCGCCTCGGCCGACATCCTTGTCGCCATGACCGCGTTCATGTTGGGCAACACCGGCCTCGTCGGCTGGAGCGCGTGTGTGGTGATGGGCGCTTCCGGCGCGCTCTGCCTGTTGCTCGCCTGGGCGCTCGCGCCGGTGCTCGACGGCCTCGCGCTCGGCGAAGCGACTGCGCGCAGCCTCGGCCTGCCGCTCGGCGCGATGCGTGCGGCGCTGGTCGCGGTGCTCGCGCTCGCGACCGGCACGGCGGTCGCGCAGACCGGGCTCATCGCCTTCGTCGGCCTGGCCGCGCCGCACCTCGTGCGCTCGGTCGTCAAGACCACGCACGCCGGGCTGATCGTGCTCGCCACCTTGATGGGCGGCCTGCTGCTGATGACGGCCGACCTCGGCGCGCGCTGGCTCATCGCCCCGCAGGAGTTGCCGGTCGGTGTGCTGACCGCGGTGCTCGGCGGCAGCTACCTGCTCTGGCTCATGCACCGGCGCAGCGCGAGGGCGGCGCCATGAAGGCAGCGCTCGAAGCGCGCGACGTGTCCGCATCGCTCGGCACCGCGCACGTGCTGCACACCATCGACCTGCGCATCGCGGCCGGCCGCTGGACCAGCATCGTCGGGCCCAACGGCGCGGGCAAGTCGACGCTGCTCAAGGTGCTGGCCGGCCTGCTCGCGCACAGCGGCGAGGTGCGGTTGTTCGGCAGCCCACTCGGCAAGATGCCCGGTCGCGCGCGTGCCCAAAGACTTTCATGGCTCGGTCAAGGCGGCGCGGGCGAGGGCAGTGCCGACGACCTGATGGTCTACGACGTGACGATGCTCGGCCGCCTGCCGCACCAGCGCTGGCTGGCGGCACCGAGCGCGGCCGACCGCGCTGCCGTGGAGCGCGCGCTGCGCAGCACGCAGGCGTGGGACTGGCGCGACCGGCCGCTGGGCCAGCTCTCCGGCGGCGAGCGGCAACGCGTGCTGCTCGCGCGTGCGCTCGCCGTCGATGCCGATCTGCTGCTCATGGACGAGCCGCTCGCCAACCTCGACCCACCGCACCAGGCCGACTGGATGGCCACCACGCGCGCGCTCGTCGCCGCCGGCAAGACGGTCGTCAGCGTGCTGCACGAACTCTCGATGGCGCTCGCCGCCGACCAGCTCGTGGTGATGGCCGGCGGCCGCGTGCTGCACGACGGCGCCTGCGACGACCCGACCACCCACAGCGCGCTCGAAAACGTCTTCGACCGGCGCGTTCACATCCACCGCGTGGCCGATCAGTGGATCGCGCTGCCCCGATAAGGAATCCCCATGCAGATCGAAACCCCACCCAGTGCCAAGCCCTACGACAAGCCCGAGGGCGAACGCCGCGGCATCGTCATCGTCAACACGGGCGACGGCAAGGGCAAGAGCACCGCAGCCTTCGGCCTCGCGCTGCGCGCCCACGGCCGCGGCAAGGCCGTGAAGATCTTCCAGTTCATGAAGGTGCCGAGCGCGCGCTTCGGCGAACACCGCATGTTCGAGCAGATCGGCATCCCGATCGAAGGGCTCGGCGACGGCTTCAGCTGGAAGAGCCAGGACCTGGAACATTCGGCGCAACTGGCGCGCGATGGCTGGGAGAAGGCCAAGGCGGCGATCCTTTCGGGCGACCACTTTCTCGTGGTGCTCGACGAGATCACGTATCCGCTGATCTACGGCTGGCTGCCGCTCGACGGCGTGCTCGAGACGCTGCGCGCGCGGCCGAAGGAAGTGCACGTGGTGCTGACGGGCCGGCGCTGCCCGCCCGAGCTCATCGAGCTGGCCGACACCGTGACCGAGATGACCATGGTCAAGCACGCCTTCAAGGCCGGCATTCCCGCCCAGCGCGGCATCGAGGATTGACCCGATGTTCGCTTTCGAC
Proteins encoded:
- a CDS encoding universal stress protein, encoding MKILVAVDGSAFTRKALDYLVTHRHMFVEGNHLVVVHVCMGIPNHVAKHVSKDVVDSYYTEESAKVIDPLRAFFAEKNITDYSLEVRHGHAAEEILRTCRATGAELIVLGTHGHGIFGRALMGSVATKVIGEADISVLLVQ
- a CDS encoding universal stress protein, which encodes MFQRILVATDGSALSRKAVKGAISLAAMSGAELIALTVVPRYPTSYLDGAAVFAPEDVARVERQWAEAAQTTLEAIRKKAMAEGVKVKTATASSDRVAESIIAATRKHGADLIVMASHGRKGIKRLLLGSETQHVLTHSTVPVLVLR
- a CDS encoding bifunctional adenosylcobinamide kinase/adenosylcobinamide-phosphate guanylyltransferase, translating into MAEREFILGGQKSGKSHRAEQCAADWLAALPTHRAVLIATAQPWDDEMRERIARHQADRALRVPGVATLEEPLALAEAIAAHSAPDTLVVVDCLTLWLTNLLMPADDLAPEEALAIVPSSRQTALLAAIGAARGPVVLVGNEIGLGVIPMGRDVRAFVDALGRLNQDVAAACDRVTLMAAGLPLTLKEPS
- a CDS encoding cell division protein ZapA encodes the protein MKQIEVQIMGQSYLLGCPEDGEAQLRSAVERVDAAMCKIRDAGKVKARDRIAVLASLNLAFDLIQLQDAPAAPATEVAMPARNDTDIDDPRLSQLVQRLDHALAGDGHLL
- a CDS encoding TonB-dependent receptor domain-containing protein, producing MKTSVSLFAAAALLQLPVAAFAQMPPRLGETVVTANRTPQPLSQLVADVSVLDRDQIERAGAVGVVDLLARLPGMEISRNGGVGNNASLFIRGAETRFTAVYIDGVRVDSQSTGGANWESIPLSQIDRIEVLRGPAAAVYGSDAIGGVIQLFTRRGEGGVSPKVGIGFGSHGLRRAEVGVSGTAGEGNVFDYSIGATHEESKGYNIQPWDKRNVTRTAQYSADGFTSPDRDGYRTDAANVKLGYQITPNQRVEATVLYNEQQAQYDTSKFVARPPTSYPNDIGYQRLRTAGLAWNAKWNAIYSTRVQVTDSVSNYETQPSYYRTETHLRGYLFQNEFRFGANLFTATLERREDDLTNPPVSLSSKLLKRDRSQDALGLGYSFVQGPHSLQLHARRDDDSEFGGKTTGSAAYGFAVTPQWRLTASVGSAFRAPTLYQRFSEYGVDSLSPETSRNAEVGLRYADGGTVAGIVAYRNRVNNLITYDSTARGCASLFGCYRNVARAEYEGITLSASQNFGDVTLRGSMDFQDPRDLDTGNLLARRAKKHASFGADWRVAGWTLGAEVQTSGFRYDDAANKRRLGGYTLLNLTASTQITPQWSLLARIDNVGDKDYTLARGYATGGRTGYIGVKWTPL
- a CDS encoding TorF family putative porin, with translation MKSLVLKAGFTGVFATASCLTFAQATPSDASAAAATPAVTAPLTANISFTTHYKFRGQDQDTLGHDGNYKKRGIKPAVQGGFDYAFGDSGFYVGNWNSSVNWLSGNSVEMDFYGGYKMKAGLFDLDFGALTYVYPGNRLGNTTELYAATTYANEQLGAVTLKYSHTVSRDYFGFAGSANGSGIQGRNTGYLNLSYAKEVAPHLTLKAAVGYTHLNSDIRRSTGYKSYVDYNVGASYDFGGGLSLAGAVQGGNKKEAYLATVNPGYDVGFGPVGIQTQSINKPRLIATLTKSF
- a CDS encoding ABC transporter ATP-binding protein, with amino-acid sequence MKAALEARDVSASLGTAHVLHTIDLRIAAGRWTSIVGPNGAGKSTLLKVLAGLLAHSGEVRLFGSPLGKMPGRARAQRLSWLGQGGAGEGSADDLMVYDVTMLGRLPHQRWLAAPSAADRAAVERALRSTQAWDWRDRPLGQLSGGERQRVLLARALAVDADLLLMDEPLANLDPPHQADWMATTRALVAAGKTVVSVLHELSMALAADQLVVMAGGRVLHDGACDDPTTHSALENVFDRRVHIHRVADQWIALPR
- a CDS encoding sulfite exporter TauE/SafE family protein — its product is MTLEPLLIVELAVLGLGTGFLAGLLGIGGGMLMVPFLTIILANRGVPADLAVKMAIATSMATIIFTSISSVRAHHKRGAVRWDIVKRLAPGIVIGSLIGSLGVFALLKGTALAIFFALFVGFSATQMFLDKKPKPTRQMPGAGGQLAAGGVIGFISGLVGAGGGFISVPFMTWCNVAIHNAVATSAALGFPIAVANVVGYIASGQSVQGLPEGAFGYIWLPALAVVAVCSVFTAPLGARAAHSLPVGKLKRVFASILYVLAAYMLWKGLRG
- a CDS encoding cobyrinate a,c-diamide synthase, with protein sequence MDAALNAITTAAVLVAAPASGQGKTTVAAALARLHTRQGRTVRAFKCGPDFLDPHWLALATGAPVHSLDLWMTGEADCRQRLHAAAAEADLVIVEGVMGLFDGDPSAADLAERLGLPVLAVIDAQAMAGTFGALAFGLQNFRPGLPWAGVLANRVAGERHAGMLQAALREPEQWLGALPRGANFALPERHLGLVADGDLADAMRRLDAAADALAATPLGQRSLDALPQVRFEAPPPPVAAIAPLLAGRTIAIARDAAFSFIYPANLETLHALGARLVFFSPLAADPLPACDAVWLPGGYPELHARALADASDMRSALGAHVAAGKPIWAECGGMMALFDALVTSDGEVHPMWNLLPGRVTMHKRLAGLGPQQLHVGGHALRGHTFHYSTCDTPLMPAAHTARPGAEAMAGARAGEAFFAQGPVRASYFHAWFASSPEATAHLFDTGPIGVPHG
- a CDS encoding FecCD family ABC transporter permease translates to MNTQRRRALVFGAVLLVLAAAALALGAGIGSTGFESLWVARHDPVAMQIVWDIRLPRTLGAWLAGALLGLAGAVAQGLFRNPLADPYLLGSASGASLGVASAMVLFGASPTSTQWVTRIGVTGAAFLGAVAAVLLTLLLARGVQQTLRLLLAGVIVGVVFGAIKDLFTIASADILVAMTAFMLGNTGLVGWSACVVMGASGALCLLLAWALAPVLDGLALGEATARSLGLPLGAMRAALVAVLALATGTAVAQTGLIAFVGLAAPHLVRSVVKTTHAGLIVLATLMGGLLLMTADLGARWLIAPQELPVGVLTAVLGGSYLLWLMHRRSARAAP
- the cobO gene encoding cob(I)yrinic acid a,c-diamide adenosyltransferase; the protein is MQIETPPSAKPYDKPEGERRGIVIVNTGDGKGKSTAAFGLALRAHGRGKAVKIFQFMKVPSARFGEHRMFEQIGIPIEGLGDGFSWKSQDLEHSAQLARDGWEKAKAAILSGDHFLVVLDEITYPLIYGWLPLDGVLETLRARPKEVHVVLTGRRCPPELIELADTVTEMTMVKHAFKAGIPAQRGIED
- a CDS encoding ABC transporter substrate-binding protein, which translates into the protein MKKWLALWATAVCCVAAHAVDVTDERGVTVNLPQPPQRIVTLLPSLTESVCALGGCERLVGSDRYSNWPESVKALPKVGGGLDPNVEAIVALKPDVVLLAKSSRVTQRLEQLGLKVLVLEPKNHADVRRVLDKLGQVLAVDDAQRVWRVIDASVSAAAQSLPASVRGTRVYYEVNNGPYAAGESSFMGETLTRLGVRNIIPAELGPFPKINPEYVVRANPDLIMVGERSAQGMEQRPGWAGIRAIRDGRVCRFAAAESDVLVRPGPRMGEAARIMAACLQDKAK